From the genome of Sphingobacteriales bacterium, one region includes:
- a CDS encoding B12-binding domain-containing radical SAM protein encodes MNILLISPEYPDSFWSFKHALRFVSKKAAVPPLGLITVSAMLPKEWHKKLIDMNIYKLQEKDIAWADYVFISAMYIQKKSVDEVIALCLKNKTAIVAGGPLFTQEYVNYPQINHFILNEAEITLPPFLNAIQTGKTPERIYQTNEYADLSHTPVPDYHLLSVKDYAFMSIQVSRGCPFNCDFCEITSLLGHKVRMQP; translated from the coding sequence ATGAATATATTACTCATCTCTCCCGAATATCCTGATTCGTTCTGGAGTTTCAAACATGCCCTGCGATTTGTATCCAAAAAGGCAGCAGTTCCTCCCCTCGGACTGATTACTGTTTCAGCCATGTTGCCAAAGGAGTGGCATAAAAAACTGATTGACATGAATATATATAAACTGCAGGAAAAAGATATTGCTTGGGCCGACTACGTGTTTATCAGCGCCATGTATATTCAGAAAAAGTCGGTAGATGAAGTCATTGCATTATGTCTGAAAAACAAAACTGCCATTGTTGCCGGAGGGCCTCTGTTTACGCAGGAATATGTTAATTATCCGCAAATCAATCATTTCATTCTCAACGAAGCAGAAATCACACTCCCCCCATTTCTGAATGCCATTCAAACAGGAAAAACTCCTGAAAGGATTTATCAAACCAACGAATATGCTGATTTATCACATACTCCTGTTCCTGACTATCACTTATTGTCAGTGAAAGACTATGCTTTTATGAGCATACAGGTTTCGAGGGGATGTCCGTTTAACTGTGATTTCTGTGAAATTACTTCCCTTTTGGGACATAAGGTCAGGATGCAACCG